A single region of the Thermomicrobiales bacterium genome encodes:
- a CDS encoding cupin domain-containing protein, which yields MLASKKPLGRSPSNLPLQHLVDETDGSTQLYLGQQWLQPGDRVLDHTHPCEEILHFLSGTATVRLGEAVVVVTGGDSVHIPTGVLHGFTNTGDGELHLLVIFPAPEFAPTEIRRP from the coding sequence ATGCTCGCATCGAAAAAACCGCTCGGCCGCAGTCCGAGCAATCTCCCATTGCAACATCTGGTCGACGAAACCGATGGTTCGACGCAGCTCTACCTCGGACAGCAATGGCTACAACCGGGCGACCGCGTGCTCGATCACACGCACCCTTGCGAGGAAATCCTGCATTTCCTCTCCGGAACGGCAACCGTCCGGCTGGGGGAAGCGGTCGTCGTTGTCACTGGCGGAGACAGCGTGCATATCCCGACAGGTGTCTTGCACGGGTTCACCAACACCGGTGACGGTGAACTGCACCTTCTCGTGATCTTTCCTGCCCCGGAGTTCGCGCCGACAGAGATCCGCCGCCCATAG
- a CDS encoding PQQ-binding-like beta-propeller repeat protein, with amino-acid sequence MTPTMEAPVVPIATLTPTTVAVTENTLYRGDLARTGVMDGAGLGSSVQIAWSVQLDEPSYASPIEASGLVLVGGDDETMHALDAETGDTVWEYRASDEISSSPAVQDGIAYFGSFDGVFHAIDASNGAGMWTFAAGSEIHSSPAVVDGLVIFGTYGGTLFALDASSGAEVWRVETVERITSSPAIVDGIAVYTDAGGVVRGVSVADGTVIWRFDSPGSFFATPAVSEGIAVIGDFVGNITAISAADGTVIWQNFIDSVIYSSAAIMEGTVYIGADDGNIYSYDLYSGSENWRLPTGGEVRTSPVVAGDQLVIGSYDGTVYGIDRFSGSVLWSQQVGASASTLVVGETVYAVSVDGRIVAITNT; translated from the coding sequence ATGACTCCCACGATGGAAGCGCCAGTGGTGCCAATTGCCACCCTGACACCGACGACGGTGGCGGTGACCGAGAACACACTCTATCGGGGTGACCTGGCGCGAACCGGCGTGATGGACGGCGCCGGACTGGGAAGTTCCGTGCAGATCGCCTGGTCGGTGCAACTGGATGAGCCATCATACGCATCGCCCATCGAGGCAAGCGGTCTGGTGTTGGTCGGTGGCGACGACGAGACCATGCATGCGCTCGACGCTGAGACAGGCGACACGGTCTGGGAATATCGCGCGAGCGACGAGATCTCGTCGTCTCCCGCAGTGCAGGACGGCATCGCCTACTTTGGTTCGTTCGACGGGGTGTTCCACGCGATCGATGCGTCGAATGGCGCCGGGATGTGGACCTTCGCCGCCGGATCAGAAATTCATTCCTCCCCAGCTGTCGTCGACGGGCTGGTGATCTTTGGGACCTATGGAGGAACGCTCTTTGCGCTCGATGCATCCTCCGGCGCGGAAGTGTGGCGCGTCGAAACGGTCGAACGCATCACCTCGTCACCGGCGATCGTCGATGGCATCGCCGTCTACACCGATGCAGGCGGCGTGGTCCGCGGGGTCTCGGTCGCGGATGGCACGGTGATTTGGAGATTCGATTCGCCAGGATCGTTCTTTGCGACACCGGCGGTCAGCGAAGGGATCGCCGTCATTGGGGACTTCGTTGGAAACATCACCGCGATCTCAGCCGCTGACGGCACGGTGATCTGGCAGAACTTCATCGATTCGGTGATCTACTCCTCGGCCGCGATCATGGAAGGAACGGTCTACATCGGCGCGGACGATGGCAACATCTACTCCTACGATCTCTACTCTGGGTCGGAAAACTGGCGGTTGCCAACCGGCGGCGAAGTTCGTACCTCGCCGGTCGTCGCGGGTGATCAATTGGTCATCGGAAGCTACGACGGCACTGTCTACGGCATCGACCGGTTCTCTGGCTCAGTGCTTTGGAGCCAGCAGGTGGGAGCGAGCGCCTCGACGCTGGTAGTCGGGGAAACAGTCTACGCCGTCTCGGTCGACGGACGGATCGTGGCAATTACGAACACCTGA
- a CDS encoding aminotransferase class V-fold PLP-dependent enzyme: MVAEPGFDIEQLRRTEFPIVPEWAYLDHAAVSPMPNRTASVLRQRIDTLQNPSLEDGTRERLGQLAKERVGRLMKVPARQVALQTNLGEAMAVVANGLFLSPGDQVVIPEMEFSSLVYPWMNLRSRGVELVWAKKAGPSTPLSSIEAAITDRTKVVAVSHVEFLNGFRHEMYALGDLCASRNVMLVVDATQSLGVMPVDAPGWNADVVAAHGYKWMMAFHGIAVLYVSERAMERIAPTMPGRQSVTGGFESLDFALDWHPDARRYESGGPNWTGAAAVATSLGIVEEIGIDAASRQATSVATHVLDGLSSLPVEIMSDLDAAHRSQILAFTTGSAERDQRIVHELRSRKVYVGRRNLGVRVACHFWNTDGDADRLLAELRDVLKDQ, translated from the coding sequence ATGGTAGCTGAGCCTGGATTCGACATCGAACAGTTGCGACGAACCGAGTTCCCGATCGTGCCGGAGTGGGCCTATCTCGATCATGCCGCCGTTTCACCCATGCCGAACCGAACTGCCTCTGTCCTGCGGCAGCGGATCGATACGCTGCAAAACCCATCGCTGGAGGATGGCACGCGCGAACGGCTTGGGCAGCTCGCCAAGGAACGTGTGGGACGGTTGATGAAGGTTCCGGCCAGGCAAGTGGCACTACAAACGAACCTGGGAGAAGCAATGGCCGTCGTGGCCAACGGGCTCTTCTTGTCGCCGGGAGATCAGGTCGTCATTCCCGAGATGGAGTTCTCCAGCCTGGTCTATCCCTGGATGAATCTCCGATCGCGCGGAGTCGAGCTCGTTTGGGCGAAAAAGGCAGGTCCTTCCACCCCGCTATCCTCGATCGAGGCAGCAATCACCGACCGAACGAAGGTGGTGGCCGTAAGCCATGTCGAGTTCCTGAACGGCTTTCGGCACGAGATGTACGCGCTTGGAGACCTCTGTGCGTCTCGCAACGTCATGTTGGTGGTGGATGCGACCCAGTCGTTGGGAGTCATGCCGGTCGATGCGCCCGGCTGGAATGCCGATGTTGTCGCAGCGCATGGCTACAAGTGGATGATGGCCTTTCACGGAATCGCGGTCCTGTATGTCTCAGAACGGGCGATGGAGCGCATCGCGCCCACTATGCCCGGTCGTCAGAGCGTGACTGGTGGATTCGAATCGCTCGATTTCGCGCTCGATTGGCATCCGGATGCGCGCCGCTACGAAAGCGGCGGCCCAAACTGGACAGGAGCGGCGGCGGTCGCGACCTCGCTGGGGATCGTGGAAGAGATTGGCATCGATGCGGCGTCGCGCCAAGCGACGAGCGTGGCAACCCACGTGTTGGATGGCCTGTCATCGCTTCCGGTCGAGATCATGTCCGATCTCGATGCCGCCCATCGTTCCCAAATCCTGGCGTTCACAACAGGATCGGCGGAGCGAGACCAGCGTATCGTGCATGAGCTCAGATCGCGAAAGGTCTATGTCGGCCGGCGCAATCTCGGCGTACGGGTGGCATGCCATTTCTGGAACACCGATGGGGATGCCGATCGGCTGCTTGCCGAACTTCGTGACGTCCTGAAGGATCAGTAG
- a CDS encoding phosphoribosyltransferase family protein: MSPDYSALQDTLDRGNMLREGHFVFRSGVHATALIDRDLLLADPGTASRFGYTIAKAFFTEHVDTVATPSIWGAGLSQWVGYFLEPKANVVDATLVGNDLLIAEKLIPFIENKRVLLADNMVLSGKTMTRFLHLIQELNGVPVGIATIWSAGQSEIAGLPVTSLLNAIYPSYLPDACPACAEQLELQSVDY, translated from the coding sequence TTGTCACCTGACTATTCGGCTCTTCAGGACACGCTCGACCGCGGCAACATGTTGCGCGAAGGGCATTTTGTTTTTCGTTCGGGAGTCCACGCCACCGCGCTCATCGACCGGGATTTGCTTCTTGCCGACCCCGGAACGGCCAGCCGGTTTGGATACACGATCGCCAAGGCGTTCTTCACCGAGCATGTCGATACCGTCGCCACACCCTCCATCTGGGGTGCAGGTCTGTCGCAATGGGTCGGGTATTTTCTCGAGCCGAAAGCGAACGTCGTCGACGCGACACTGGTCGGCAACGACCTGCTCATCGCAGAGAAGCTGATTCCCTTCATCGAAAACAAGCGGGTACTGCTCGCGGACAACATGGTGCTCAGCGGCAAGACCATGACCCGGTTTCTGCATCTGATTCAGGAACTCAACGGTGTGCCGGTCGGCATTGCAACGATCTGGAGCGCGGGACAATCGGAGATTGCCGGTCTGCCGGTCACAAGCTTGCTCAATGCAATCTATCCGTCGTACCTGCCTGATGCGTGCCCTGCCTGCGCCGAACAACTCGAGCTCCAGTCGGTCGACTACTGA
- the purE gene encoding 5-(carboxyamino)imidazole ribonucleotide mutase gives MSEAPLVGVIMGSDSDLPVMQAAADALTEFGVQHEVRIISAHRTPEEMIGYGKAAAGRGLKVIIAGAGGAAHLPGMVASVTPLPVIGVPVGITKLQGLDALMSIVQMPAGIPVATVAVDNARNAGLLAVRILGAGDPELLRRMETFQDQLRELVLEKDRRVRTGS, from the coding sequence ATGTCTGAGGCGCCTCTGGTTGGGGTCATCATGGGAAGCGATTCCGACTTGCCGGTGATGCAGGCAGCGGCTGACGCTTTGACTGAGTTCGGCGTGCAGCACGAGGTGCGCATCATCTCGGCCCATCGCACACCAGAAGAGATGATCGGCTATGGCAAAGCGGCCGCCGGACGGGGCTTGAAGGTCATCATTGCCGGGGCTGGCGGGGCAGCGCATCTCCCTGGGATGGTCGCGTCGGTCACTCCGCTGCCGGTCATCGGCGTGCCGGTCGGTATCACCAAGTTGCAGGGACTCGACGCGCTGATGTCGATCGTGCAAATGCCCGCGGGCATTCCCGTCGCGACGGTTGCTGTGGACAATGCGCGCAACGCGGGTTTGCTGGCGGTGCGCATCCTCGGAGCAGGCGATCCGGAACTGCTCCGGAGGATGGAAACGTTCCAGGACCAACTACGCGAGCTGGTCCTGGAAAAGGATCGTCGGGTGCGAACCGGTTCCTGA
- a CDS encoding MBL fold metallo-hydrolase — MAEFKWFGHNCFRIKSREATIITDPVDRSTGFAVAKQNANIVSISRSDSVNANLGLVRPDFQVVDGPGEYEMDDVFITGVRTFIDDAHTERKQFNTAYLFEMDGFVICHLGDLGKVPNSDQTEQLAQADILLLAVGGANGLTQEQAAEVVSLLEPKVLIPMQYRTEIGDQGLLPVESFAKLVGVELPEPLDKYSPRQADLNEAMEIVLLNPDSEAAKR; from the coding sequence TTGGCGGAATTCAAATGGTTCGGTCACAACTGCTTCCGAATCAAGTCGCGCGAAGCGACCATCATTACCGACCCAGTCGATCGGTCAACCGGATTCGCCGTGGCCAAGCAGAACGCGAACATCGTCTCGATCTCTCGAAGCGATTCTGTGAATGCGAACCTGGGTCTGGTCCGGCCTGACTTCCAGGTGGTCGACGGCCCGGGCGAGTACGAGATGGACGATGTTTTCATCACCGGTGTGCGCACGTTCATCGACGATGCGCATACCGAGCGGAAGCAATTCAACACGGCCTATCTTTTCGAAATGGACGGTTTCGTCATCTGCCATTTGGGCGATCTCGGAAAGGTTCCCAACTCGGATCAAACCGAACAGCTTGCTCAGGCGGACATTCTGTTATTGGCTGTCGGCGGGGCGAACGGATTGACCCAGGAGCAGGCCGCGGAGGTCGTTTCCCTGCTGGAACCCAAGGTCCTCATCCCCATGCAGTACCGGACCGAGATCGGCGATCAGGGCTTGCTTCCAGTCGAGAGCTTCGCCAAGCTGGTAGGTGTCGAACTGCCAGAACCGCTCGACAAGTACTCTCCGCGCCAGGCTGATCTCAACGAAGCGATGGAGATCGTGCTGCTCAATCCAGACAGCGAGGCGGCAAAGCGATGA
- a CDS encoding L,D-transpeptidase family protein yields the protein MSILSRFRISRRRLFAHAPIVALSATGVGKGHGVAAAQETGSGLYFAETGHNLRGSFLTQWTTLGGEKAVGKPISEEGFRDGVGIVQSFEGITLLLDPSRTPPGDVAGVLLSDDFITSYAPRTALERISACPDDAFFCQYFPETGHSVSGRFNSYWGNVGDLAVLGMPMSEPYNDETSGKTTQVFQRAVLVDHGENDVRLASIGEAVNLALVESGDPSFPPAPPMGGVTRLIDAPEGLRLRAGPSTNDEIVQLLPDAAEFIIADDAKAAWVGGYADGYSGWVSSEYLKDPPPLPTIDPKDWNPKVWQGATLGDTNVRADPTTQSEAIDLKLDHSQIVVVDWVKGEELFSGADEWAKLEGEGYIYARNVGRNAPVLPTPLPKNAPKTGRWIDVHLTQQLITLYEDRDPVRVVVTTSGMAGWETPPGEYAITWRKANETMTSGAIGAEHFFKLEDVLYTQYFTDEGHAIHYAWWRTPETIGRPGSHGCLNVLLDDAAFMWDWADVGTPIIIHKD from the coding sequence ATGTCGATATTGTCTCGATTCCGCATTTCGCGTCGACGCCTGTTTGCGCATGCGCCGATTGTCGCGTTGTCGGCGACGGGAGTGGGAAAGGGACACGGTGTTGCAGCAGCGCAGGAAACCGGCTCAGGGCTCTATTTCGCCGAAACGGGACATAACCTGCGCGGGTCGTTCCTGACGCAGTGGACGACCCTGGGTGGCGAAAAGGCGGTTGGCAAGCCGATCTCCGAAGAGGGTTTTCGCGACGGGGTCGGCATCGTCCAGAGTTTCGAAGGGATCACTTTGCTGCTCGACCCGTCGCGAACACCGCCGGGCGATGTTGCCGGTGTGCTCCTGTCAGATGATTTCATCACATCCTACGCGCCCAGGACTGCGCTCGAACGCATCAGTGCGTGCCCCGATGACGCATTCTTCTGTCAGTATTTTCCGGAAACCGGGCATAGTGTCAGCGGACGTTTCAACTCCTATTGGGGAAACGTCGGCGACCTCGCTGTGCTCGGGATGCCGATGAGCGAACCGTACAACGATGAGACGAGCGGCAAGACCACCCAGGTTTTCCAACGGGCGGTGCTCGTCGATCACGGGGAAAACGATGTCCGGCTCGCAAGTATCGGAGAAGCGGTCAATCTGGCATTGGTCGAATCAGGCGATCCGTCGTTCCCACCCGCACCCCCCATGGGCGGGGTCACGAGGTTGATCGACGCGCCCGAGGGACTGAGGCTTCGCGCTGGACCGAGCACGAATGACGAGATCGTCCAGCTGCTGCCTGATGCAGCTGAGTTCATCATCGCCGACGATGCCAAAGCCGCGTGGGTTGGTGGCTACGCGGACGGTTATTCGGGCTGGGTGTCGTCCGAGTATCTCAAGGACCCGCCGCCGCTGCCGACCATCGATCCCAAAGACTGGAACCCCAAGGTTTGGCAGGGCGCTACCCTGGGCGACACGAATGTGCGAGCCGACCCCACCACGCAATCGGAAGCGATCGATCTGAAGCTGGACCACAGCCAGATTGTTGTCGTCGATTGGGTCAAGGGGGAGGAGCTCTTTTCTGGCGCGGATGAATGGGCGAAGCTGGAGGGCGAGGGATACATCTACGCCCGCAATGTGGGACGGAACGCACCGGTTTTGCCGACCCCATTGCCGAAGAACGCGCCCAAGACCGGCCGATGGATCGATGTGCATCTCACACAGCAACTCATCACGCTCTATGAGGATCGTGATCCGGTGCGCGTGGTCGTGACCACCAGTGGAATGGCTGGCTGGGAGACGCCGCCAGGCGAGTACGCGATCACCTGGCGGAAAGCCAACGAAACCATGACCAGCGGCGCCATCGGGGCGGAACACTTCTTCAAGCTCGAAGATGTTCTCTATACCCAGTACTTCACCGATGAGGGACATGCCATCCACTATGCGTGGTGGCGCACGCCGGAGACGATCGGACGTCCCGGGAGCCATGGTTGTCTCAACGTGTTGCTCGACGATGCGGCTTTCATGTGGGACTGGGCCGACGTCGGCACGCCCATCATCATTCACAAAGACTGA
- a CDS encoding polyprenyl synthetase family protein yields MTATPTDFDFSVLDALFEPIMQRAVAQIGQTSTTLEQIAEYHMGWRNSDFSPVTGARPNAGKRIRPRLAMLVTSALGSDPGLAAPVAAAIELLHNFTLVHDDIQDRSHLRRHRPTVWSLWGEAQAINAGDALFASSHLALYEISSRPETAGLLAPVATAFDRTTLAIVGGQTMDIENEGDASVQLDRYLQTIAGKTSAIVEFSAWAGGLVAGATEQQATDLAAFGLATGLAFQIRDDVLGIWGTAEETGKTPADDIRRQKQTPPLIELRQVASEAERAELDHWRAEAPNSEEAVAAILRLLDRYDMRAFADALVRAYHDDAAAALGRVVSRDANDASRQLYALLDGLEHRSS; encoded by the coding sequence GTGACCGCAACTCCAACCGATTTCGATTTCAGCGTGCTCGACGCGTTGTTCGAGCCGATCATGCAGCGCGCCGTCGCGCAGATTGGGCAAACGTCGACGACACTCGAACAGATCGCCGAATACCACATGGGGTGGCGCAATTCCGACTTTTCCCCTGTGACGGGAGCACGTCCGAACGCCGGAAAACGCATTCGTCCTCGTCTGGCGATGTTGGTGACGTCCGCGCTCGGGTCAGACCCCGGGTTGGCGGCGCCGGTGGCAGCAGCGATCGAGCTGCTTCACAACTTCACGCTAGTGCACGATGACATCCAGGATCGCAGTCATCTCCGTCGGCATCGGCCAACGGTTTGGTCACTCTGGGGTGAGGCGCAGGCGATCAACGCGGGAGACGCCCTTTTTGCGTCGAGCCATCTGGCTTTGTATGAGATTTCGAGCAGGCCGGAGACCGCCGGGTTGTTGGCGCCTGTGGCGACCGCCTTCGACCGCACCACGCTGGCAATCGTCGGTGGCCAGACGATGGATATCGAGAACGAAGGTGACGCCAGCGTGCAGCTCGATCGCTACTTGCAAACGATCGCCGGCAAGACATCCGCTATCGTCGAGTTCTCGGCCTGGGCGGGCGGACTGGTGGCCGGCGCGACGGAGCAGCAAGCTACCGACCTGGCGGCATTCGGGCTGGCGACCGGACTGGCCTTTCAGATTCGCGATGACGTGCTCGGCATCTGGGGCACCGCGGAGGAGACCGGAAAGACCCCAGCTGACGACATCCGCCGTCAAAAGCAAACCCCTCCACTCATCGAGCTGCGGCAAGTGGCAAGCGAGGCCGAACGGGCTGAACTCGATCACTGGCGCGCGGAAGCGCCCAACTCGGAAGAGGCGGTTGCGGCGATACTGCGTTTGCTCGACCGCTACGATATGCGCGCATTCGCCGATGCGTTGGTGCGCGCCTATCACGACGACGCAGCAGCGGCGCTCGGTCGAGTCGTCTCGCGCGATGCCAACGATGCGTCGCGCCAGCTGTATGCGTTGCTCGACGGACTCGAGCATCGTTCCAGCTGA
- a CDS encoding CTP synthase, whose amino-acid sequence MPKYIFITGGVVSSVGKGITTASLGRLIKSRGVRVSVMKLDPYLNVDPGTMSPYQHGEVFVTDDGAETDLDLGHYERFIDENLSRASNVTTGQVYSAVIAKERRGDYLGGTIQVIPHITNEIKDRIRLATAQHNSDVVIIEVGGTVGDIEGQAYLEAIRQMRREVGRNNVLFIHVTLLPALGATGELKTKPTQQSVRELRSAGIQPDVIVCRSDNEIPDDVKEKIALFCDVDRDAVIPMPTASTIYEVPLLLQESGVDVLIDQRLNLQSHEPELDDWREMVERLKNPEQGVRIAIVGKYVELHDAYMSVTESLTLAGLAFDAKPEFVWVNAETMSAEEMVNVFKTVQGIVVPGGFGPRGTEGKIVAAQYCRETGTPYLGLCYGLHMAVIEVARNACGLVDANSSEIDPETPHPVIGLMPGQHGVEMGGTMRLGLWPCKLVPGSRAAAAYGTELIEERHRHRFEVNNDYLPVLAEQGLVASGVSPDGKLVEIMELDGHPFFVGVQFHPEFKSRPNAPHPLFREFLRASLDVLPEGSQRTLPFPNGVAKATEPALAGANE is encoded by the coding sequence ATGCCCAAGTACATCTTCATCACCGGCGGAGTCGTGTCATCGGTCGGCAAGGGAATCACCACTGCCTCCCTCGGCCGGCTGATCAAGAGCCGGGGCGTTCGGGTTTCTGTGATGAAGCTCGACCCCTACCTGAATGTCGACCCGGGCACGATGTCGCCCTATCAACACGGTGAAGTGTTCGTCACGGATGACGGCGCGGAGACCGATCTCGACCTCGGGCACTACGAGCGCTTTATCGACGAGAACCTTTCACGCGCATCGAACGTGACCACCGGCCAGGTCTACTCCGCGGTGATCGCCAAAGAGCGTCGCGGTGACTACCTCGGCGGGACCATCCAGGTCATCCCGCACATCACAAATGAGATCAAGGACCGAATTCGCCTGGCAACCGCGCAACACAACTCCGATGTCGTCATCATCGAAGTCGGCGGCACCGTGGGCGATATCGAAGGTCAGGCGTATCTCGAAGCCATTCGGCAGATGCGGCGCGAGGTCGGCCGCAACAACGTCTTGTTCATCCATGTCACGTTGCTCCCTGCGCTGGGCGCGACGGGAGAATTGAAGACCAAGCCGACTCAGCAAAGCGTGCGTGAATTGCGCTCCGCTGGTATCCAGCCGGATGTCATCGTGTGCCGTTCCGACAATGAGATTCCCGACGACGTCAAAGAGAAGATCGCGCTCTTCTGCGATGTCGATCGGGATGCGGTCATCCCGATGCCCACCGCTTCGACGATTTATGAAGTGCCCCTTCTCTTGCAGGAAAGCGGCGTGGACGTGCTGATCGACCAGCGCCTGAACCTGCAGAGCCATGAACCCGAATTGGACGATTGGCGCGAGATGGTGGAGCGGCTGAAGAACCCGGAACAAGGCGTCCGCATCGCCATCGTCGGCAAGTACGTCGAGCTGCACGACGCCTACATGAGCGTTACCGAATCGTTGACCCTCGCGGGTCTCGCATTCGACGCGAAACCGGAGTTCGTCTGGGTCAACGCGGAAACGATGTCGGCCGAAGAAATGGTGAACGTGTTCAAGACCGTCCAGGGAATCGTGGTTCCCGGCGGATTTGGTCCGAGAGGAACCGAGGGAAAGATCGTCGCCGCGCAATACTGCCGCGAGACGGGCACTCCCTATCTGGGGCTCTGTTACGGACTCCACATGGCGGTCATCGAGGTCGCCCGCAATGCGTGCGGTCTGGTCGACGCCAATTCCTCCGAGATCGATCCGGAGACGCCGCATCCGGTGATCGGGCTCATGCCGGGTCAGCATGGCGTCGAGATGGGTGGCACGATGCGGCTCGGACTTTGGCCCTGCAAGCTCGTGCCCGGTTCCAGGGCCGCGGCTGCCTACGGAACCGAACTGATCGAGGAGCGCCACCGGCATCGGTTCGAGGTGAACAACGACTATCTGCCGGTGCTGGCCGAGCAGGGACTCGTCGCGTCCGGAGTCTCACCGGACGGCAAACTGGTCGAGATCATGGAACTGGACGGTCATCCATTCTTCGTGGGAGTGCAGTTCCATCCGGAGTTCAAGAGCCGGCCGAATGCGCCACATCCGCTCTTTCGGGAGTTCCTGCGAGCCTCGCTCGACGTGCTGCCGGAAGGAAGCCAGCGAACGCTTCCCTTCCCGAACGGGGTGGCCAAAGCGACCGAGCCAGCGTTGGCGGGCGCGAACGAATAG
- a CDS encoding zinc metallopeptidase: MVLDPWYFIFIIPGFLLSIWAQSKVKGNFEKYSQVRNSAGLTGAQTSRRILDDEGLGSIPIEQVQGALTDHYDPKSKVLRLSQPVYGVDSVSAMAVAAHEAGHAIQQKVGYAPLKFRSAIVPLASIGSQLGFLLLFLGIIIGISGLSWLGVGLFALSTIFTLVTLPVEFDASRRAKAELNRLGLTDRTDAEAVDKVLDAAAWTYVAAFLTSVLSLLYYVRLASRSR; encoded by the coding sequence ATGGTACTCGACCCGTGGTATTTCATCTTCATCATCCCGGGTTTTCTGCTCTCGATCTGGGCGCAGTCCAAGGTCAAGGGCAATTTCGAGAAGTACAGTCAGGTGCGAAATAGCGCCGGTTTGACTGGCGCGCAGACCAGCCGGCGCATTCTCGATGACGAAGGACTCGGCTCGATCCCGATCGAACAAGTGCAGGGCGCGCTCACTGATCACTACGATCCCAAGAGCAAGGTGTTGCGACTGTCGCAACCGGTCTATGGCGTCGATTCTGTTTCGGCCATGGCGGTCGCGGCGCACGAAGCCGGTCACGCGATCCAGCAAAAGGTCGGGTACGCTCCGCTCAAATTCCGCTCGGCGATCGTGCCGCTCGCCAGTATCGGTTCCCAGCTTGGATTCTTGCTCCTTTTCCTCGGGATCATCATCGGGATCTCCGGGCTGTCGTGGCTGGGTGTTGGGCTTTTCGCCTTGTCCACCATTTTCACGCTCGTGACCCTTCCGGTCGAGTTCGACGCGTCACGCCGCGCCAAGGCGGAGCTCAACCGGCTCGGCTTGACCGACAGGACCGATGCCGAGGCCGTCGACAAGGTACTCGATGCTGCCGCCTGGACCTATGTGGCCGCGTTCCTGACCTCGGTGCTGAGCTTGCTGTACTACGTTCGGCTGGCTTCCCGCAGCCGATAG
- a CDS encoding regulatory protein RecX — protein sequence MHRSRRRADSETEQQPGTIVPGTVTSIEAQKHSATRYSIFLDGAFAFGIGRDLLIESGIAKGEFLGQDRLDAILAQDAIDRAVTTAMRALEQRMQTGKELRTRLLRKGFDPAAIDAALERLAKYGYLNDERFAELWIENRLAHRPRSKRMLEQELRQKGVDREIVQETVASSEIDDRAAALDLATRRLKSVQGLPPQEQRKKLTGILARRGFDYGAIRAALEAVLGEPSDELDMGDSEDGVV from the coding sequence ATGCATCGAAGTCGCCGCCGGGCCGATTCCGAAACCGAGCAACAGCCAGGAACCATCGTACCGGGAACAGTCACGTCGATCGAAGCGCAGAAGCACTCGGCCACGCGCTATAGCATCTTCCTCGATGGCGCGTTCGCCTTTGGAATCGGACGCGACCTGCTGATCGAGTCAGGGATCGCCAAAGGCGAATTCCTCGGTCAGGACCGACTCGATGCCATTTTGGCTCAGGATGCGATCGATCGCGCGGTCACTACCGCGATGCGGGCACTCGAACAGCGCATGCAAACTGGCAAGGAACTGCGCACCAGGCTACTGCGCAAGGGGTTCGATCCAGCCGCAATCGACGCGGCACTGGAAAGGCTCGCCAAGTACGGGTATCTGAACGATGAGCGGTTCGCCGAGCTCTGGATCGAGAACCGTCTTGCTCATCGCCCCCGGAGCAAGCGGATGCTGGAGCAGGAGCTGCGCCAGAAGGGGGTCGATCGCGAGATCGTGCAAGAGACTGTGGCGAGCAGCGAGATCGACGACCGCGCCGCTGCGCTCGATCTGGCGACCAGGCGTCTCAAGAGCGTGCAGGGCCTTCCACCACAAGAACAGCGGAAAAAGCTCACCGGGATCCTGGCACGGCGCGGATTCGACTACGGCGCCATCCGAGCCGCCCTCGAGGCCGTTCTGGGCGAACCGTCAGACGAGCTCGACATGGGAGATTCGGAGGACGGCGTGGTATGA